A genomic segment from Laspinema palackyanum D2c encodes:
- a CDS encoding sugar transferase codes for MVSQTPEADFQVSLSNDQAVVHLPPRLSVIEAVFFKQTCHELCETTPPPEHIILDFSKTTFIDSSGVGALVRVLKTTQTSSIDLILRNVQSQVMSVLSLTALDQALTFEGNSGSMTGTTAQLASKGNWKGDKNAELPTTHPSVRSSVKRFIDIVGALVGLGITGIAFIPLAIAIKTDSPGPIFFSQIRCGWMGKRFRIWKFRSMCENAEAIKSKIENQVEGPLFKNEKDFRVTRIGQFMRRTSLDELPQFWNVLKGEMSLVGTRPPLPDEVDRYEVPEWQRLDVKPGMTGEWQVHGRSSIRTFEDVIRLDLEYQKKWSLLYDLKLILKTIAVVFNKNSGAY; via the coding sequence ATGGTTAGCCAAACTCCTGAAGCAGATTTTCAAGTTTCATTGAGTAACGATCAAGCAGTGGTGCATCTACCCCCTCGCTTAAGCGTAATTGAGGCAGTATTTTTTAAACAAACCTGTCATGAACTCTGTGAAACGACCCCACCGCCGGAACATATTATTCTGGATTTTAGTAAAACCACGTTTATAGACAGTAGTGGAGTGGGTGCTTTGGTCCGAGTGCTCAAAACCACCCAAACCTCATCCATTGATTTAATTTTGCGAAATGTACAATCTCAAGTGATGTCAGTCCTGTCCCTAACTGCCTTAGATCAAGCGTTGACCTTTGAGGGCAATTCGGGATCGATGACGGGGACAACGGCGCAACTCGCCTCAAAAGGTAACTGGAAAGGGGACAAGAATGCAGAACTGCCCACAACCCATCCCTCGGTGCGTTCCTCGGTGAAGCGATTCATTGATATTGTAGGGGCATTGGTGGGGTTAGGAATTACGGGAATTGCGTTTATTCCCCTGGCGATCGCCATCAAGACCGATAGTCCGGGACCGATTTTCTTTAGTCAAATCCGGTGTGGTTGGATGGGAAAAAGATTTCGGATTTGGAAATTCCGCTCGATGTGCGAAAATGCAGAAGCAATCAAATCCAAAATCGAAAATCAAGTCGAAGGCCCGCTCTTCAAAAATGAAAAAGACTTTCGGGTGACCCGCATCGGTCAGTTTATGCGCCGAACGAGTTTAGACGAGTTGCCGCAGTTTTGGAACGTCCTGAAAGGAGAGATGAGTCTGGTGGGAACGAGACCTCCGCTACCGGATGAAGTTGATCGCTATGAAGTCCCTGAATGGCAACGTCTGGATGTTAAACCGGGGATGACGGGAGAATGGCAAGTGCATGGGCGATCGTCCATTCGCACCTTTGAGGATGTGATTCGCTTAGATCTGGAATACCAAAAAAAATGGAGCCTGCTTTATGATTTAAAGCTGATTTTAAAAACAATAGCGGTCGTATTTAACAAAAATAGTGGTGCTTACTAG